The sequence AAAGTCCAGATCGCGGTAGCTAATGCACAAGAGCTGCTGCAGGTAAATCAATGGCTGGAGAGTTACTAAGCTAGCAGGGTTTTAGCCTGCGATGGTCATGTTTATATAAACTGATGTTTCTTTTACAGAGAATGACTGATAAATGCTTTAAGAAGTGCATAGGTAAACCTGGGAGTTCTCTGGATAACTCTGAGCAGGTATGTGTGCGTGAGCTTAGCCTTCTAGCTTTGTAGAATAATACACCAtgtctatatattttttacttttttttttaaattagaactAGTGGAACCCTAGAATTAATGTGACTTCCATAAAAGTGTAGCATTCTCTAATAATGCTGTTCAtctgttggtgttttttacagAAGTGCATCGCCATGTGCATGGACCGATACATGGATGCCTGGAACACTGTATCCCGGACGTATAACTCCAGACTACAGAAAGAAAGAGCTCGCCTGTGAGCCTCCTTCCCGTCTGCCTTCCCCTGCTGTCTGTGAGGATCTGCTCGGTGCTCCGCTGGAGGTCACAGGCTGTCCACACAGCAGCAATCTCTGCCATAAAACCTCCATGACAGGCAAACAGAGCCTGTGGACTCCTAACCATATTGGTGTCTCTGTGGACAGTTTTACTCTATATTTGAGGGGAAAGTCTCTAAAGTTTCATTATTCCTTCCTGTAGGTTTTACAGCTGTAGTGCTCATAAAACAGGGAAGTTTGTCAAAATAACATGGTGTCACAGATTGCTTGGACATTAAAGTGcagatttagtttttctgttatAAGCATCCATAAACATgactctttattttattttttgtaaatccaTGCTGATGCATATTTAGTTTGAgttatactaaaataaaataaaaacagtacaCTATTGGTATAAAGTTTTCCCTTTAATGAATTTATTGAATCCTTaaagtttttctgtaaaaattcTTTTTACTTCATACaggcagtgttttttttgtatgtcgCAGAAACGTCCACATTTCTTTGCAGAAAAGTGGTTTAGCAGGCAGCCATTACTGCGTAGCAAGTGACTCCAAACTTCATTCATGCTgccctttttgtgtgtgtgtgcaagaaACCCCTGCTTTTAATGTTTCCCAGTgagattaaaaacttttttttcactcttttGATCATGGATTTcagtttaataaaaacagatttgatcacagaaaaaaaaacagcattttcagtCATCAGGAAGACTGAAGGTGAATCTCAGTTTTTTGACATTCACAAGCCTGCAAACAGCCTGATATCAAAATACAGCTGGAGAACAAAACCGTTCTGTTTGACACGTTTTCTAGGTGTCACTCTATATCCCGGCCTCCACAGTGGGGGGCTTGTTCCACAGCTTCGCTCGAGACCCAGCTGCAGTTTGCAGGACAAACTCGgtcctctttttcctttttagcaAGCAGACTAAGAGGAATTACtttcaacagcagaaaaaaataaaaacatttcttttatgtttatCGTCAATAAAAGCATAAACGTTACAGATGAAATAACATAAGCTGCACTTATCCATCTcaagtgaaagaaaataaatatttaaccaGAAAAATgcaccaagaaaaaaacaaagtacactTTTGCCcccgccaaaaaaaaaaaaaattgggggtGAAttctgagagttttttttttttttaaatagttcatATTCTGTGAGTCATAATGTAATGTTTTGATTGCAGGAAATCACGTGTCTAAATGCACTGATGTCAGATACCCCAACAAGTTTTTCTGTTCACCTGTATATGCTCTCAAGTCTGTGGCTGACTGGAGATTACTAAGAAATCCAcacagaataataaaaatgcatgacattttttggaaaggacaataaataaatgtaataaatactTTTAGTCGTGCAATGTGGTGGCTAAAGTTTTGTAACCTTTTGACTATAACAAAGTTCAGACAAATGCACAGTAGTAAAAACAGCACCCATAACCAGTTGGCTGCGCAAATTCAGCAGTTTAAACTGAAAATGCTTGTGCCTGGCCTCTGCCATGACTTTGGTCCTTGTACAGTACAGTTTGTGAGGAAAATTCATCAGTAGAAATCTCTGAGCTCTCAGGAGGAGTGTGTTGCCCCCCTTCTTTTAGAAGGGCAGGTATTTTGATATCCACTTCCTGACCGATGTCACACGAGTGTAAACCCCTGGAAAGCCAACTCGTCCGCACCCGTGACCCCAGCTCGTCACTCCGGCAATAAACCACCGGCCAGAGAGGTCACGGCAAGTCAGGGGCCCCCCAGAATCACCCTGGATCATTTAGAAGAGAGGAGAGGAAAAACAAGCCAGAAATTAAAGGTTGTGTTCAAattctttcatgttttccttttatttattttttttagggcTGTCCAGATCTACTATTCtgaaatccagtgccctagaaattttccAGAAGTGCTCACTTGACTGACGaataaagaccacaatgcattgcgtttgacgTTTTTTCCTGTGAAAACTGTTTAATAAACAATGTTTTCATCATAAATAGTggcaacagtggattcataaaaggCTTCGTAAAatcttcatatttattaggaTTTTACTTCAGAAAATTGGTGACATCATATttgctgtattttaaaaaaaaagtagtgatcaaggtgtccgaattgcttttaaaatccaaggCAGTAGATAATCCCGCACTAGTAGGGAGGGAATCTGGATATAGTAACCAAAATATCATAATTCTGTTCCTATTTACATAAAGGAGAGTAAAAAAGCGAGTCAAAGACAATTAATTGCATGACAGGGTCCTCAAACGTAGGTAAAAATCTGTATTGTATTGTCATccaatcattttatttaatgaagcTCCACTTCTAAAGACATCAAACGTTATAATCCAGCAGattataacatttaaagaaataggAGCGACCTCCTCTTGACTTTGGCTAGAGAGGTGAGATAGAGCGGGTTGGGTATAGAGCGAGGTGAAAACTCAAGAGCTGGCACTCTGAACACTGCGGTGTCCAGGAAAAAGATTTCATCCAGCGAATCTTACCAAACAGGTGTCTCTGCCTCCCTCCATGAGGCCAGCACACATCATGTTCTGAGTCAGCGCATCTCCATAGGAGAGCTGGCAGTCTGCCTGCTCAATGATCTTCACTTCAGCTTTCTGCAGCAAGTTGGCAAGCGAACCTGTGGAAATATACAAGTTTTAAGATGATGCCATCTGTGGGATCAAAACTAGTGAGATGAGAAGTTTTGGTTCAGATAAGAACAacaacagcaataaaaaaatacaagtgcAGGTTACATTCATACTTTACTGCGACAAATTTTTCTCATTTCAGATCTCATTTATGAGTAATCACAGTCAGGACGAGGCCGCCATTTTTAATCAtctagatttatttttcttctttattttctacTCAATGTATTACTTGATATCTGAAAGGGTTTTGCTATAACtatgttttgtaattttttttattgtagcaATCAGTTATTTTCAATTattgaaacaaaccaaaaaacaaaataaacaggtGTAACAAATGTATATCTCTCTGTATATAAAACTGTGAAGTTTTCCATTGGTTCcctatgtatttatttacttatttataaaaagccaAATATGACCTGACCATTGCT comes from Oryzias latipes chromosome 4, ASM223467v1 and encodes:
- the timm13 gene encoding mitochondrial import inner membrane translocase subunit Tim13 translates to MDSFGSDFSSGGSGGKMDTGTIMEQVKVQIAVANAQELLQRMTDKCFKKCIGKPGSSLDNSEQKCIAMCMDRYMDAWNTVSRTYNSRLQKERARL